A single Atopobiaceae bacterium DNA region contains:
- a CDS encoding heavy metal translocating P-type ATPase, translated as MSSGTDPSPATLGFDVTGMTCASCSAHVQKAAAGVAGVGDATVNLLKNSMEVTLGQGADPADVSSAVERAVHAAGYEASPHRDAEVPAQGRSASVESPAARAEAAMRRRLIASVAFCVPLFYLAMGPMWGWPVPAPLAGHAGLLPRALTELLLLAPIVVENRSYFSGGFRALVHRAPTMDSLIALGATASIAYGIAALYRMAAAATAGDASALDAASQDLYLDSAGMILTLITLGKYFEAHAKGHTTDALAGLMALSPRTARVRHGNAEQVVPVEQVQVGDMVVVRTGEHVPVDGRVSEGAATLDESAITGEPIPVDKGVGDELTGGTIVSSGWACLTATRVGEATTLAGIIRLVDEATSTKAPIERVADRVSGIFVPVVIGVSLATLVAWLAADAGISVALTHAISVLVISCPCALGLATPCAVMVGTGRGARLGILVKSAEALETSAKVDTVLLDKTGTLTEGRPRLVDVTCAPDVTRDEVLACAVSLEARSEHPLARAVCEGAVGMVPSGDVTGFSQVAGGGVIGSVDGARCLVGNRRLMVQHGVGVDALEASAESRAASGATTLYVAAGGKALGLLSISDVIKPSSAAAVAELARMGVTTTMLTGDAEVTAAAVARTTGIASFEAGVLPADKEAQVRSRQAAGAVVAMVGDGVNDAPALARADVGIAIGAGTDIAISSADVVLVHSDLADAVASLQLGRATMRTIRQNLFWALAYNTICIPVAAGALSWAGLTLSPMLAAAAMSLSSIFVVTNALRLRTWKPTMSHGETTGTAPCERTPDTGINQTVPHDERGTKMKRTFEVQGMMCDHCKAHVTEALEGLEGVSSVSVDLEGGTATIECDPGLDVAAIRAAVADAGYECVIDEG; from the coding sequence ATGAGCAGCGGCACCGACCCGTCCCCGGCCACCCTCGGCTTCGATGTCACAGGAATGACCTGCGCCTCCTGCTCGGCCCATGTCCAGAAGGCGGCCGCAGGCGTCGCAGGCGTCGGTGACGCGACCGTGAACCTGCTCAAGAACTCGATGGAGGTCACGCTGGGGCAGGGCGCGGACCCGGCAGACGTCTCGTCCGCCGTCGAGCGCGCCGTGCATGCGGCAGGCTACGAGGCATCACCCCACCGTGATGCCGAGGTCCCCGCCCAGGGAAGGTCGGCATCGGTCGAGTCGCCCGCAGCGAGGGCCGAGGCTGCCATGCGTCGGCGTCTCATCGCCTCGGTCGCCTTCTGCGTTCCCCTCTTCTACCTCGCCATGGGACCCATGTGGGGCTGGCCCGTCCCGGCACCGCTCGCCGGGCATGCAGGTCTCCTCCCCCGCGCCCTCACCGAGCTCCTGCTCCTGGCACCCATCGTGGTCGAGAACCGCTCGTACTTCTCCGGAGGCTTCAGGGCACTCGTGCATCGTGCCCCCACCATGGACTCGCTCATAGCCCTGGGCGCCACGGCCTCGATCGCCTATGGCATCGCCGCGCTCTACCGCATGGCCGCGGCAGCGACCGCGGGGGACGCCTCCGCACTCGACGCTGCCTCCCAGGACCTCTACCTCGACTCGGCCGGCATGATCCTCACCCTCATCACCCTCGGCAAGTACTTCGAGGCACATGCCAAGGGTCACACGACCGACGCCCTCGCCGGGCTCATGGCCCTCTCACCCAGGACGGCGCGCGTGCGCCATGGGAACGCGGAGCAGGTCGTGCCGGTCGAGCAGGTGCAGGTCGGAGACATGGTGGTCGTGCGCACGGGCGAGCACGTGCCCGTGGACGGACGCGTGAGCGAGGGGGCAGCCACGCTCGACGAGAGTGCCATCACGGGAGAGCCGATCCCTGTCGACAAGGGCGTCGGCGACGAGCTCACCGGTGGCACCATCGTCTCGAGCGGCTGGGCCTGCCTCACGGCCACCCGCGTAGGCGAGGCCACGACCTTGGCCGGGATCATCCGGCTCGTGGACGAGGCCACCTCCACCAAGGCCCCGATCGAGCGCGTGGCAGACCGCGTGAGCGGCATCTTCGTGCCTGTCGTCATCGGCGTGTCGCTCGCGACGCTCGTGGCCTGGCTCGCCGCCGACGCCGGCATCTCCGTCGCCCTCACGCATGCCATTTCGGTGCTCGTCATCTCGTGCCCCTGTGCCCTGGGACTTGCCACGCCCTGTGCCGTCATGGTCGGCACGGGACGTGGGGCCCGCCTGGGCATCCTCGTGAAGTCGGCAGAGGCCCTCGAGACGAGCGCCAAGGTCGACACCGTGCTTCTCGACAAGACGGGTACCTTGACCGAGGGCAGGCCCCGCCTCGTGGACGTGACCTGTGCCCCGGACGTCACCCGCGACGAGGTCCTCGCCTGCGCCGTCTCGCTGGAGGCCAGGAGCGAGCACCCCCTGGCACGTGCCGTCTGCGAGGGAGCGGTAGGCATGGTGCCATCAGGTGACGTGACGGGGTTCTCGCAGGTCGCAGGAGGCGGCGTCATCGGCAGCGTGGACGGTGCCCGCTGCCTCGTCGGCAACAGGCGTCTCATGGTCCAGCACGGCGTGGGCGTGGACGCCCTCGAGGCGTCAGCCGAGAGCAGGGCTGCCTCCGGGGCGACCACGCTCTACGTGGCGGCCGGCGGCAAGGCACTGGGGCTCCTCTCGATCTCTGACGTCATCAAGCCGTCGAGCGCCGCCGCCGTGGCAGAGCTTGCCCGCATGGGCGTCACGACCACGATGCTCACCGGCGATGCCGAGGTCACGGCCGCAGCCGTCGCCCGCACCACCGGCATAGCGTCATTCGAGGCAGGGGTGCTTCCCGCCGACAAGGAGGCCCAGGTGCGCTCGCGTCAGGCAGCGGGGGCCGTGGTCGCCATGGTGGGTGACGGCGTCAACGACGCCCCGGCGCTGGCCCGCGCCGACGTGGGCATCGCGATAGGCGCCGGCACCGACATCGCGATCTCGTCGGCCGACGTCGTGCTCGTGCACTCCGACCTCGCCGATGCCGTGGCCTCGTTGCAGCTGGGTCGCGCGACCATGCGCACCATCCGGCAGAACCTGTTCTGGGCGCTGGCCTACAACACCATCTGCATCCCCGTGGCCGCAGGGGCCCTCTCATGGGCAGGCCTCACGCTCTCGCCCATGCTCGCCGCTGCCGCCATGAGTCTGAGCTCGATCTTCGTCGTCACCAACGCCTTGCGCCTGCGCACCTGGAAGCCGACGATGAGCCATGGCGAGACCACCGGCACCGCCCCGTGTGAGAGGACCCCCGATACGGGTATCAACCAGACCGTGCCACACGACGAGAGGGGAACAAAGATGAAGCGGACGTTCGAGGTACAGGGAATGATGTGCGACCACTGCAAGGCTCATGTCACCGAGGCCCTCGAGGGGCTCGAAGGCGTGTCGTCCGTCTCGGTCGACCTCGAGGGCGGCACGGCCACCATCGAATGCGACCCCGGCCTCGACGTGGCCGCCATCCGCGCTGCCGTGGCCGATGCCGGCTACGAGTGCGTCATCGACGAGGGATAG
- a CDS encoding metal-sensing transcriptional repressor → MPTGQTASTHRATTGACTCQHKATPRTDDLKHDLACRLHRISGQVAGIEAMIEDDRYCADVLTQLAAVEKAVRSVSATVLQDHLETCVVEQVQAGNVDVVDEVMDLIRRFS, encoded by the coding sequence ATGCCCACCGGCCAGACGGCATCCACGCACAGGGCCACGACGGGTGCCTGCACCTGCCAGCACAAGGCGACGCCGCGCACCGATGACCTCAAGCACGACCTCGCCTGTCGTCTCCACCGCATCTCGGGACAGGTCGCGGGCATCGAGGCCATGATCGAAGACGACCGCTACTGCGCGGACGTGCTCACCCAGCTCGCCGCCGTCGAGAAGGCCGTGAGGTCCGTCTCGGCGACCGTGCTCCAGGACCACCTCGAGACCTGCGTGGTCGAGCAGGTCCAGGCAGGGAACGTCGACGTGGTCGACGAGGTCATGGACCTCATCAGGAGGTTCTCATGA
- a CDS encoding acyltransferase, translated as MAAAGAGGVGQSAGRTPVPRTPPHASRPASDVVASPRRSHRNPSIEGLRAVAIVSIVLYHLGTTWLPSGHMGVVIFFVLTGYLVSCSLMREHARTGAVAPARFWLRRLRRVWPAMAVMVVVVCALCVLLDHVLLTKMRPDIIPSLAFASNWSYIVRGVSYFQQIGGPSPLTHLWFLGVSEQLCLVWPLVMLLVLRHGGAHVWARRACLAGAVASALLMAVLYDPAADSSRVYYGTDTRAFAFLLGAWLAFAWPVGGRPRVRVPSQRVVGACGAAAATALVAMMVLVPSTSDALYRGGMLLVAALTVVLLAALQVPGSAMARVLSARPLAWLGSRSFGIYLWHYPIIQLLGAGTTEAPWWLKALAVALSVGAAELSWRLVERPFAEGRPAAFLRSLRTADRPTRRAAILSHKAVLSACVIVLGIALVGCAVVPDETLVPADAIKSTGVDAASAMNAEQRAAARASVTATTSTASSAVSQQALSEVESADLSTTLLGTLHASSDETIRGQSDPLVVADSIMGDAQDAFEQAFPDGLLDSYVGRRPDQALAVLEDYLSQGVVGHVVVLSCFSNNIVTDDELQQMIDACGTDREVYLVNTFMPDEEQDTINQILADAAATHDNVHLVDWNSVATGHDEYLWADKTHPNETGQPVYMNMLLKAIAGDVIDAGGSLTTPTTEAAATAAADGSTVLRASDADRVAGHDSPLLIGDSVPGDLGDAFYQEFPDGLTDCVVGRRPEQLKDVYQQYVDQGVVGDVVVFAGFSNTTPRADTLEDLIAAVGSDKQVYLVGIVEPYGFQDTANANLSAAADAYDNVHFVDWASACAGHEADYLYDDHTHLTPDGQAAYLSMIAQAVSGDLVKG; from the coding sequence GTGGCTGCTGCAGGCGCTGGGGGAGTAGGCCAGTCGGCTGGACGGACACCCGTCCCGCGCACCCCTCCGCATGCCTCGCGCCCTGCCTCAGATGTCGTTGCCTCTCCCCGGCGCTCCCATCGCAACCCCTCCATCGAGGGGCTCCGTGCGGTCGCCATCGTCTCGATAGTCCTCTATCACCTGGGGACCACCTGGCTGCCCAGCGGGCACATGGGCGTCGTCATCTTCTTCGTCCTCACGGGATACCTCGTGAGCTGCTCGCTCATGAGGGAGCATGCCCGTACGGGTGCGGTCGCGCCGGCGCGCTTCTGGCTTCGTCGGCTCAGGCGCGTCTGGCCGGCGATGGCGGTCATGGTCGTCGTCGTGTGCGCCCTCTGCGTCCTGCTCGACCATGTGCTGCTCACCAAGATGCGGCCCGACATCATCCCATCGTTGGCATTCGCCTCGAACTGGAGCTACATCGTTCGCGGCGTCTCGTACTTCCAGCAGATCGGGGGCCCCTCGCCGCTCACGCACCTGTGGTTCCTGGGGGTCTCCGAGCAGCTCTGCCTGGTCTGGCCGCTCGTGATGCTGCTCGTGCTCAGGCACGGTGGGGCCCACGTCTGGGCGCGTCGCGCGTGCCTCGCGGGCGCGGTGGCGAGCGCGCTGCTGATGGCGGTGCTCTATGACCCCGCGGCCGACTCGAGTCGCGTCTACTATGGCACGGACACGAGGGCCTTCGCCTTCCTGCTGGGGGCATGGCTCGCCTTCGCCTGGCCCGTGGGCGGCCGTCCTCGGGTGAGGGTCCCCTCGCAGCGGGTGGTCGGCGCATGCGGGGCGGCTGCGGCCACGGCCCTGGTGGCCATGATGGTGCTCGTGCCGAGCACCTCGGATGCGCTCTATCGCGGGGGGATGCTGCTGGTGGCGGCGCTCACCGTCGTGCTCCTGGCCGCGCTCCAGGTGCCGGGCTCGGCGATGGCACGTGTCCTCTCCGCACGGCCGCTCGCCTGGCTCGGGTCGCGCTCGTTCGGGATCTACCTCTGGCATTATCCCATCATCCAGCTGCTGGGTGCTGGTACCACCGAGGCGCCCTGGTGGCTCAAGGCCCTCGCCGTGGCCCTCTCGGTCGGGGCGGCCGAGCTCTCCTGGCGCCTCGTGGAGCGTCCCTTCGCCGAGGGGAGGCCGGCTGCCTTCCTGAGGTCCCTGCGCACGGCCGACCGCCCGACCCGTCGTGCGGCCATCCTGTCGCACAAGGCGGTCCTCTCGGCATGCGTCATCGTGCTCGGCATCGCGCTGGTGGGCTGTGCCGTCGTCCCTGACGAGACGCTCGTACCTGCCGATGCCATCAAGAGCACCGGGGTCGATGCGGCAAGCGCCATGAACGCGGAACAGCGTGCCGCCGCGCGAGCCAGCGTGACGGCGACCACGTCCACGGCTTCGTCAGCGGTGAGCCAGCAGGCGCTCTCGGAGGTGGAGTCGGCCGATCTCTCGACCACCCTCCTCGGGACGCTCCACGCCTCGAGCGACGAGACCATACGCGGCCAGTCCGACCCGCTCGTGGTGGCCGACTCCATCATGGGCGACGCGCAGGATGCCTTCGAACAGGCATTCCCCGACGGGCTCCTCGACTCCTACGTGGGACGCCGGCCCGACCAGGCGCTCGCCGTGCTCGAGGACTACCTCTCGCAGGGCGTCGTCGGGCACGTGGTCGTGCTCTCGTGCTTCTCGAACAACATCGTGACCGACGACGAGCTGCAGCAGATGATCGACGCCTGCGGCACGGACCGTGAGGTCTACCTCGTGAACACCTTCATGCCTGACGAGGAGCAGGACACGATCAACCAGATCCTTGCCGATGCCGCCGCCACCCACGACAACGTGCACCTCGTGGACTGGAACTCCGTGGCCACGGGCCATGACGAGTACCTCTGGGCCGACAAGACCCATCCCAACGAGACGGGCCAGCCCGTCTATATGAACATGCTGCTCAAGGCTATCGCAGGCGACGTGATCGACGCTGGCGGCTCGCTCACGACCCCCACCACCGAGGCCGCGGCGACGGCGGCAGCCGATGGGTCCACGGTCCTCAGGGCCTCGGACGCAGACCGCGTGGCTGGCCACGACTCGCCGCTCCTCATTGGCGATTCCGTCCCGGGTGACCTTGGTGATGCGTTCTACCAGGAGTTCCCCGACGGGCTCACCGACTGCGTGGTGGGGCGGCGGCCCGAGCAGCTCAAGGACGTCTACCAGCAGTACGTCGACCAGGGCGTGGTGGGGGACGTGGTCGTGTTCGCCGGATTCTCGAACACGACGCCGCGTGCCGACACGCTCGAGGACCTCATCGCGGCCGTCGGCTCCGACAAGCAGGTCTACCTGGTGGGGATCGTCGAGCCCTATGGGTTCCAGGACACGGCCAACGCGAACCTCTCGGCGGCGGCCGACGCCTACGACAACGTGCACTTCGTCGACTGGGCGTCGGCCTGTGCGGGGCACGAGGCTGACTACCTCTATGACGACCACACGCATCTCACGCCCGACGGCCAGGCGGCCTACCTCTCCATGATCGCGCAGGCGGTGTCAGGCGACCTCGTCAAGGGCTGA
- a CDS encoding DUF1015 family protein codes for MKVEPFSCLRPAPDKAATVAAPPYDVFDRAEAATYVAAHPGSFLAIDRPETQFGADHDPYADDVYAKAASLMDAALADGTYVPDPARCYYLYRLEMAGHAQTGIVACCAVDDYLDGTIKRHENTVEAKETDRIRHIEALSAQTGPIFLAYRDDMALDLIVSAASAAEPLYDFTDDEGVRNTVWRIARPEAVEAIQLTFAALPCSYIADGHHRAASAVKASLARREAAEQAGNPDLGHDRPYDTFLSVLFPASQLEVLAYNRVVADRAGRTPAELIEAVQDTGFEVTPSTDAVEPADRGHFGLLTDGSWYELSLGEALAAKVEDADPVGRLDTSVLQEGVLSPILGITDPRRDPRIDFVGGIRGTDELERRAGTDGVAFSMHATSIDELMAVADAGLLMPPKSTWFEPKLRSGLFVHRL; via the coding sequence ATGAAGGTCGAACCGTTCAGCTGCCTGCGCCCCGCACCCGACAAGGCCGCCACCGTGGCGGCTCCCCCCTATGACGTGTTCGACCGCGCCGAGGCCGCCACCTACGTGGCGGCGCACCCCGGCAGCTTCCTGGCCATCGACCGGCCCGAGACGCAGTTCGGCGCCGACCACGACCCCTATGCCGACGACGTCTACGCCAAGGCGGCCTCGCTCATGGACGCGGCTCTGGCCGACGGGACCTACGTTCCCGACCCCGCGCGATGCTACTACCTCTACCGCCTCGAGATGGCAGGGCATGCTCAGACGGGCATCGTGGCATGCTGTGCCGTGGACGACTACCTGGATGGCACCATCAAGCGCCACGAGAACACCGTCGAGGCCAAGGAGACCGACCGCATCCGTCACATCGAGGCCCTCTCGGCCCAGACGGGACCGATCTTCCTGGCGTATCGCGATGACATGGCCCTCGACCTCATCGTGTCGGCCGCGAGCGCCGCAGAGCCCCTCTACGACTTCACCGATGACGAGGGCGTGCGCAACACCGTCTGGCGCATAGCCCGTCCCGAGGCCGTCGAGGCCATCCAGCTCACCTTCGCAGCCCTCCCCTGCTCCTACATCGCCGACGGTCACCATCGCGCCGCGAGCGCCGTGAAGGCGAGCCTTGCCAGGCGCGAGGCCGCCGAGCAGGCAGGCAACCCCGACCTTGGCCATGACCGGCCCTACGACACGTTCCTCTCGGTCCTGTTCCCGGCAAGCCAGCTCGAGGTCCTCGCCTACAACCGTGTGGTCGCCGACCGTGCCGGCCGCACGCCTGCCGAGCTCATCGAGGCCGTGCAGGACACGGGCTTCGAGGTCACGCCCTCGACGGACGCGGTCGAGCCCGCGGACCGCGGCCACTTCGGCCTCCTTACTGACGGCTCGTGGTACGAGCTCTCGCTCGGCGAGGCACTGGCCGCCAAGGTCGAGGATGCGGACCCGGTTGGTCGTCTCGACACGAGCGTGCTGCAGGAAGGCGTGCTCTCCCCCATCCTGGGCATCACGGACCCCCGGCGCGACCCCCGCATCGACTTCGTGGGCGGCATCCGCGGCACCGACGAGCTCGAGCGTCGCGCAGGCACGGACGGCGTGGCCTTCTCGATGCACGCGACCTCGATCGACGAGCTCATGGCCGTGGCAGACGCGGGCCTGCTCATGCCGCCCAAGTCGACCTGGTTCGAGCCCAAGCTCAGGAGCGGCCTGTTCGTGCATCGGCTCTAG
- a CDS encoding phosphoglycerate dehydrogenase — MRKIKIIDDITKNGLDTLGAGYEIVDDADAADAILMRSTDLHGYELPSGIRAIARCGAGVNNIPVEEYAKTGVVVFNTPGANANAVKELVIGLIMMCSRDVLGGMRWCRSHADDEDIRAGVEAHKKAFVGREVKGRRIGIIGLGNVGSKVASAAVELGMEVYGYDPFLSVEHAWQLSRDVHRVNDLDDLCRDCDYLTIHVPAKEDTLHMIGAQQLALVNDDAVLLNYAREDVIDEDAVADALKSGKLSRFATDFATPKTMQMPNTMVTPHAGAGTGEAEENCACMAIEELKDYLENGNITNAVNYPACDMGACRGASRVACLHANVPGMLGKITDVVGRASANVQRMTNENAGTNAYTMFDTDEHLEPEIIEQLKAIPSMWRVRVIK, encoded by the coding sequence ATGCGCAAGATCAAGATCATCGACGACATCACCAAGAACGGCCTCGACACCCTCGGGGCAGGCTATGAGATCGTGGACGACGCCGACGCTGCAGACGCCATCCTCATGCGCTCGACCGACCTGCACGGCTACGAGCTGCCCAGCGGCATCCGTGCCATCGCACGCTGCGGCGCGGGCGTGAACAACATCCCCGTCGAGGAGTATGCCAAGACGGGCGTCGTCGTCTTCAACACCCCGGGAGCCAACGCCAACGCCGTCAAGGAGCTCGTGATCGGGCTCATCATGATGTGCTCGCGCGACGTGCTCGGGGGCATGCGCTGGTGCCGCAGCCATGCAGACGACGAGGACATCCGCGCCGGCGTCGAGGCGCACAAGAAGGCCTTCGTGGGACGCGAGGTGAAGGGCCGTCGCATCGGCATCATCGGCCTCGGCAACGTCGGCTCCAAGGTGGCAAGCGCCGCCGTCGAGCTCGGCATGGAGGTCTACGGCTATGACCCGTTCCTCTCGGTCGAACATGCCTGGCAGCTCTCACGTGACGTCCATCGCGTGAACGACCTCGACGACCTGTGCCGCGACTGCGACTACCTCACCATCCACGTGCCCGCCAAGGAGGACACGCTCCACATGATCGGGGCCCAGCAGCTCGCCCTCGTGAACGACGACGCGGTGCTGCTCAACTACGCCCGTGAGGACGTCATCGACGAGGACGCCGTGGCAGACGCGCTCAAGAGCGGCAAGCTCTCGCGCTTCGCGACCGACTTCGCCACGCCCAAGACCATGCAGATGCCCAACACCATGGTGACGCCGCACGCCGGTGCCGGCACGGGCGAGGCCGAGGAGAACTGCGCGTGCATGGCGATCGAGGAGCTCAAGGACTACCTCGAGAACGGCAACATCACCAACGCCGTCAACTACCCCGCCTGCGACATGGGAGCCTGCCGTGGCGCCAGCCGTGTGGCGTGCCTCCATGCCAACGTCCCGGGCATGCTCGGCAAGATCACCGACGTCGTGGGCCGTGCCAGCGCCAACGTGCAGCGCATGACCAACGAGAACGCCGGCACCAACGCCTACACGATGTTCGACACCGACGAGCACCTCGAGCCCGAGATCATCGAGCAGCTGAAGGCCATCCCCAGCATGTGGCGCGTCCGCGTGATCAAGTAG
- the serC gene encoding 3-phosphoserine/phosphohydroxythreonine transaminase yields MSRVYTFLPGPAAIPESVLSSAGAELLDYQGSGMSILEMSHRSPEFQAVIDDAEATLRRLLSIPDGYHVLFLQGGATLEFAGIPMNLMRTQHAGYLVTGNFARKAWQEAQRYGKADVLASSEDTGFDRIPPMADVNVDPALDYVYICQNNTIFGTMFNELPACGDVPLVADVSSCFLSMPLDVSRYGLIYAGAQKNAGPAGTTVIIVRDDLVSDGPALDICPSYLDYRTQAAKDSMLNTPNTWGIYLSGKVFRWVEEQGGLAVMERRNREKAGLLYDALDASDLFRPTASPESRSISNVCFRTGSDELDAAFVAGADARGLKGTKGHRLTGGMRASVYNAVPVEGVRKLVSYMHEFEQAHAGEVAGSAPRSF; encoded by the coding sequence ATGTCGCGCGTCTATACCTTCCTGCCCGGTCCAGCCGCCATCCCCGAGAGCGTCCTGTCATCTGCCGGTGCGGAGCTGCTCGACTACCAGGGGTCCGGCATGTCGATCCTCGAGATGAGCCACCGCAGCCCCGAGTTCCAGGCCGTCATCGACGACGCCGAGGCCACGCTCAGGAGGCTCCTGTCCATCCCCGATGGCTACCATGTGCTGTTCCTCCAGGGAGGGGCCACCCTCGAGTTCGCGGGCATCCCGATGAACCTCATGCGCACCCAGCACGCCGGCTACCTCGTGACGGGCAACTTCGCGCGCAAGGCCTGGCAGGAGGCCCAGCGCTACGGCAAGGCCGACGTGCTCGCCTCCAGCGAGGACACCGGCTTCGACCGCATCCCGCCCATGGCCGACGTCAACGTGGACCCTGCGCTCGACTACGTCTACATCTGCCAGAACAACACCATCTTCGGGACCATGTTCAACGAGCTCCCCGCCTGCGGGGACGTGCCGCTCGTGGCCGACGTCTCGAGCTGCTTCCTCTCCATGCCGCTCGACGTGAGCCGCTACGGCCTCATCTATGCGGGTGCCCAGAAGAACGCCGGTCCCGCCGGCACCACCGTCATCATCGTCCGCGACGACCTCGTGAGCGACGGTCCCGCGCTCGACATCTGTCCCAGCTACCTCGACTACCGCACCCAGGCTGCCAAGGACTCCATGCTGAACACGCCCAACACCTGGGGCATCTACCTGTCAGGCAAGGTCTTCCGCTGGGTCGAGGAGCAAGGCGGCCTTGCCGTCATGGAGAGGCGCAACCGCGAGAAGGCGGGGCTGCTCTATGACGCCCTCGACGCCAGCGACCTCTTCCGTCCCACGGCCTCCCCCGAGAGCCGCTCGATCTCGAACGTCTGCTTCCGTACCGGCTCCGACGAGCTCGACGCCGCCTTCGTGGCGGGCGCCGATGCCCGCGGCCTCAAGGGCACCAAGGGCCACCGCCTCACGGGCGGCATGCGCGCGAGCGTCTACAACGCCGTTCCCGTGGAGGGCGTGCGCAAGCTGGTCTCCTACATGCACGAGTTCGAGCAGGCCCACGCAGGTGAGGTCGCCGGGAGCGCCCCGCGATCTTTCTAG
- a CDS encoding HAD hydrolase-like protein, with translation MMTEKNVLTDAASGLASRGCVLFDFDGTLADTRSGIVAVAREVLSDWGLTSEEIGDAGRIVGPPFPGAFSEVYGMSAADAAEVCRRYRKAYAELGPETHPLFPGIAHMLSVLAGSGRRLAVTTSKREPTALAMLADDGVLDLFEVVVGQTDPARADKASLVADTLVALGTTSDDAVMVGDRFYDVEGARANGVPCVGALFGTATRSELADAGAVAIVESADDLLTVLQGSVSHRA, from the coding sequence ATGATGACCGAGAAGAACGTCCTGACAGATGCCGCGTCCGGCCTGGCCTCGCGTGGCTGCGTCCTGTTCGACTTCGACGGGACGCTGGCCGACACGCGCTCGGGCATCGTGGCCGTGGCCCGTGAGGTCCTCTCTGACTGGGGCCTCACGTCCGAGGAGATAGGGGATGCCGGTCGCATCGTGGGCCCACCGTTCCCGGGTGCCTTCTCGGAGGTCTATGGCATGTCCGCGGCGGACGCCGCCGAGGTGTGCCGACGCTATCGCAAGGCCTATGCCGAGCTCGGCCCCGAGACCCATCCGCTCTTTCCGGGGATCGCGCACATGCTGTCCGTGCTGGCGGGGTCGGGTCGCCGCCTCGCGGTGACCACGTCGAAGCGCGAGCCGACGGCGCTCGCGATGCTCGCCGACGACGGTGTGCTCGACCTGTTCGAGGTGGTGGTGGGCCAGACCGACCCGGCACGTGCCGACAAGGCCTCGCTCGTGGCCGACACGCTCGTCGCGCTGGGGACGACCTCGGACGACGCCGTCATGGTCGGTGACCGCTTCTATGACGTGGAGGGGGCTCGTGCCAACGGCGTTCCCTGCGTAGGCGCCCTCTTCGGCACCGCCACGCGGTCGGAGCTGGCAGATGCCGGTGCCGTCGCCATCGTCGAGTCTGCCGACGACCTCCTTACGGTCTTGCAAGGTAGTGTTTCCCATCGGGCTTGA